The Microbulbifer sp. TB1203 nucleotide sequence TGCCGCAGACAAGCCCGTGGTGCCGGTTTCCAGTCTCGCCGCGCTGGCCGCGGGGGCGCGGCGGGATCACCCGGAATGGGGCCAGGCGCCAGTCGCCAGCGCGTTGGACGCGCGTATGCAGCAGGTTTACTGGGGTGTCTACACTGCCCAGGCTCCGCACGACAGCCTGCTCCCGGAGGCGGTACAGAACCCCGAACAGGTGGTGCACCAGTTGAGTGGGGCCGACCTGCCGGGACCACTGTACGGTGCCGGTCCCGGCTGGCACTACCCCGAATTCGCAGGGGCGCCGCTGACGGAAATCGACAGTCGGGCACAGATTCACGCACGGGATATTGCCGAATTGGCGTTGCTGCTGTGGCGGAAGGGCGCTGCAGTGGCTGCGGAGGAACTGGAGCCCCTGTACCTGCGCAATGAAGTCACCTGGCAGAAAAGACAAAAAATCCGTTCGCAGTAGTTAACACCCTATGGAAACCATTCAGATTGTCGTTCTGGCCCTGATTCAGGGGCTTACCGAATTCCTGCCCATTTCCAGCTCCGCCCACCTGATTCTGCCCGCCGAAGTGCTGGGCTGGCCGGACCAGGGGCTGGCATTTGACGTGGCGGTGCACTTCGGCTCGCTGATCGCGGTGCTGGTATATTTTCGCCGCGATGTCTGGGTACTGTTGCGGGACGGGCTGGGTGGGCTGGTGAACAATCGCTACACCGACGAAGGGCGCCTGGCCTGGCTGATCGTACTGGCCACAATTCCCGCGGGTCTTGTCGGCCTGATTTTCAAGGGCTACATCGAAACGCATTTGCGCTCCGCAGCGGTGATCGCCGCTACCACCATCGGTTTTGGCGTGCTGCTTTGGTGGGCGGATATTCGGGGCAAGCGCACAGGGACATTGGCGCAGCTCAATTGGAAGAAAGCCCTGGCGATCGGAATCGCCCAGGCTCTGGCGCTGATCCCCGGCACTTCCCGCTCCGGCATCACCATGATGGCGGGCCTGATGCTGGGTATGAAACGCGAGGATTCCGCGCGCTTCTCGTTCCTGATGTCAATCCCGGTGATTGCGCTTAGCGCCATGCTGTTAAGTTTCGATTTGCTGTCCCTGGAAGTGGTGCCCTGGGGCGACATACTGCTGGGCACTGTGCTGTCCTGTATCAGCGCCTACTTGTGCATTCATTTCTTCCTGCAATTTATCAGCCGTATCGGCATGGCTCCTTTTGCAATCTACCGCCTGCTGCTGGGCGCCGCGTTAATCTGGATGATCTGGGGGTAATTTATTGTGAAAACAGTCGCTTTTATCGGTCTCGGCGTGATGGGTTACCCGATGGCTGGCTACCTGGCCAAGGCGGGCCACTCGGTGCGCGTCTACAACCGTACCGCCAGCCGCGCGCAACAGTGGCTGGCGGATTATTCGGGAGAGGCCTGTGCAACCCCCGCGGAAGCCGCGCGAGATGCCGAGGTGGTATTCGCCTGCGTGGGCAATGACGATGACCTGCGCCAAGTGGTAGCGGGCGATCGGGGCGCCTTTGAAGGCATGGACAGCGGAACCCTGTTCGTCGACCACACTACCGCCTCCGCCGACGTGGCGCGGGAGCTGGCGGCAATCGGCCGCGAAAAGGGGATCGGCTTTGTGGATGCACCGGTGTCCGGCGGCCAGGCGGGCGCCGAAAACGGGGCCCTGACCGTGATGGTGGGTGGCGAAGAGGCCGATTACCAGCGCGCCCATCCTCTGATCGACTGCTACGCGCGCGCGGTCAACCGGCTGGGGCCCGTGGGCAGCGGTCAGTTGTGCAAGATGGTCAACCAGATCTGCATCGCCGGCGTGGTCCAGGGGCTCGCCGAGGGTCTGCACTTCGCCGGGGCCGCGGGCCTGGACGCGGAACAGGTGATCGAGGTGATCTCCAAAGGCGCGGCCCAGAGCTGGCAGATGGAGAACCGCTACAAGACCATGCTCGCCGGCGACTACGAACACGGCTTCGCGGTGGACTGGATGCGCAAGGACCTGGCCATCGTCCTCGACGAGGCCCGGCGCAATGGCGCACTGCTGCCGGTCACCGCGCTGGTGGACCAGTTCTACAGCGAGGTGCAGGCCATGGGCGGCGGCCGCTGGGATACCTCCAGCCTTCTGGCGCGACTGACGAATGTGCGTTCCTTTGACTGAATGCCGATATCGATCAATACACCTGTAGGAGCGGGCCATGCCCGCGATCAGGGGTGGATTATATCCGGGTCGATCGCGGGCATGGCCCGCTCCTACAGGGGGATAAAGCATGAAAGTCCTGCTGCTCTCCGCCTACGACGCCGACAGCCACAAACGCTGGCGCAAGGGCTTAGTGGCGGCGATTCCGGAATGGCAGTGGACGGTGCACGCACTGCCGCCGCGCTATTTCAGCTGGCGCATCCGCGGCAACAGCCTGAGCTGGGGCAGGGGAGAGGCGGCGGAAACCCTGCGCCGGCCCTGGGACCTGATCGTCGCCACTTCCATGACCGACCTCTCCGCGTTGCGCGGCCTGGTGCCGCAGATCGCCGCTGTGCCCACCGCGGTTTATTTTCACGAGAACCAGTTCGCTTATCCGCGCAGTGCAGATGCCTTCGCCTCGGTGGAGCCGCAGCTGCTGAATATTTACACCGCGCTCAGCGGCGACCTGCTGCTGTTCAATTCCGACTACAACCGCCGCACCCTGCTCGAAGGCGCGGAGGAACTGCTCGGGCGTTTCCCCGATTGTGTGCCCCCGGGCCTCTGCCGGGAGATTGCCGATAAATCCCGGGTGCTGCCGGTACCCTTGGAAGCCGAGGTCTTTTCCGGCCCGGGAACGCGGCCGGATAAGCCAACCTTTATCTGGAATCACCGCTGGGAACACGACAAAGGCCCGGATATCCTGCTGGCCGCGCTGCGCCGGTTCGCACAACACCAACTGCCCTTTACCCTGCACCTGGTCGGCCAGCAGTTCCGCCGCCAACCGGCGGAGTTCGCGCGGATTCGCAAGTTGTTGCAAAAGCACAACGCACTGGGCGCCTGGGGCTATCGCCAGGACGGGGCGGAATACCGACGGCTGTTGCGGGAGAGCCACGGGGTGCTCTCCACCGCGCGGCACGATTTCCAGGGGCTGGCGGTGCTGGAAGCGGTGGCCGCCGGCTGCCAGCCCCTGGTGCCGGACAGCCTGGCCTATCCGGAGTGGTTCGGCCGCGGCGGTTACCACTTCCCCGAAGATACCGAGTCCTGCGCCGCCAACCTGAGCAGGGCCATGCTCGAGTGCGCTAACCGCATCGGTTGCGGTGACCCCCTGCCGGTGCCGGATGTTTCCGATCTCAGTTGGCAAAATCTGGCCGCGGATTACCGCAGTTTGCTGGGAGGCCTGATCAACCCCTTGTAGGAGCGGCGGGGCGGCCATCCGCCCATGGCCGCGATCAGTCTTCAGGGTTACCTCTGAGTTCGATCGCGGCCATGGGCCGCTCCTACAAAAATGGAGATATAGTCAAGCGCAGTGTCCCTTCCATACAACCCCGGCCGGGAAAAGGTTATTAT carries:
- the tsaB gene encoding tRNA (adenosine(37)-N6)-threonylcarbamoyltransferase complex dimerization subunit type 1 TsaB, producing the protein MKILALDTTSGACSVALHCDGQTREEFVQAERDHTQRLLPMVDRVLADAGLTLGQLDTLAVSRGPGSFTGLRIAISCVQGLAFAADKPVVPVSSLAALAAGARRDHPEWGQAPVASALDARMQQVYWGVYTAQAPHDSLLPEAVQNPEQVVHQLSGADLPGPLYGAGPGWHYPEFAGAPLTEIDSRAQIHARDIAELALLLWRKGAAVAAEELEPLYLRNEVTWQKRQKIRSQ
- a CDS encoding undecaprenyl-diphosphate phosphatase → METIQIVVLALIQGLTEFLPISSSAHLILPAEVLGWPDQGLAFDVAVHFGSLIAVLVYFRRDVWVLLRDGLGGLVNNRYTDEGRLAWLIVLATIPAGLVGLIFKGYIETHLRSAAVIAATTIGFGVLLWWADIRGKRTGTLAQLNWKKALAIGIAQALALIPGTSRSGITMMAGLMLGMKREDSARFSFLMSIPVIALSAMLLSFDLLSLEVVPWGDILLGTVLSCISAYLCIHFFLQFISRIGMAPFAIYRLLLGAALIWMIWG
- a CDS encoding NAD(P)-dependent oxidoreductase; this encodes MKTVAFIGLGVMGYPMAGYLAKAGHSVRVYNRTASRAQQWLADYSGEACATPAEAARDAEVVFACVGNDDDLRQVVAGDRGAFEGMDSGTLFVDHTTASADVARELAAIGREKGIGFVDAPVSGGQAGAENGALTVMVGGEEADYQRAHPLIDCYARAVNRLGPVGSGQLCKMVNQICIAGVVQGLAEGLHFAGAAGLDAEQVIEVISKGAAQSWQMENRYKTMLAGDYEHGFAVDWMRKDLAIVLDEARRNGALLPVTALVDQFYSEVQAMGGGRWDTSSLLARLTNVRSFD
- a CDS encoding DUF3524 domain-containing protein; amino-acid sequence: MKVLLLSAYDADSHKRWRKGLVAAIPEWQWTVHALPPRYFSWRIRGNSLSWGRGEAAETLRRPWDLIVATSMTDLSALRGLVPQIAAVPTAVYFHENQFAYPRSADAFASVEPQLLNIYTALSGDLLLFNSDYNRRTLLEGAEELLGRFPDCVPPGLCREIADKSRVLPVPLEAEVFSGPGTRPDKPTFIWNHRWEHDKGPDILLAALRRFAQHQLPFTLHLVGQQFRRQPAEFARIRKLLQKHNALGAWGYRQDGAEYRRLLRESHGVLSTARHDFQGLAVLEAVAAGCQPLVPDSLAYPEWFGRGGYHFPEDTESCAANLSRAMLECANRIGCGDPLPVPDVSDLSWQNLAADYRSLLGGLINPL